From Pseudomonadota bacterium, a single genomic window includes:
- a CDS encoding amino acid ABC transporter substrate-binding protein — protein sequence MKKKVFFALLVFIPIVAFLCFTDVNAAPAKDKIRIGWVTSLSGMLSASVAATTGAAYDIWLEEVNAKGGIYVKEYGKKLPIELIKYDDKSDVGTMTKLMEKVILEDKVDFVLAPWGTAMLYAAAPVANKYKYILMGNAGGCIKLKEIMPKMPYVFTVLNTAETQIPELAGILAENKVKTAAIIYIQDLHGIEYRDMALKEFKKKGIKIVSAKSFPHGTKDLTPLIKEAKAANVDAFLGFLYPDEAFLVTGQTIEAGFNPKAFFLTVGPMLTQYRDAFTAAGVEGVMGGGAWNEKTSPGAKILAEKLMSKYKGVEYWGQLIYYSSMQFFEKAIETAGTLDQTKIRDVMAKSTFDTAMGPMKFDKIHFNMTFPGHIGQWQNGNWEIIDPGAKRTAKPEFPKPEWPKK from the coding sequence ATGAAGAAGAAGGTGTTTTTTGCTTTATTGGTGTTTATTCCGATTGTTGCTTTTTTATGCTTTACTGATGTTAATGCGGCACCGGCGAAGGATAAGATCCGTATAGGCTGGGTCACTTCACTCTCCGGCATGTTATCCGCCTCTGTAGCAGCGACAACCGGGGCTGCCTACGACATATGGCTTGAAGAAGTTAACGCAAAAGGAGGAATATACGTAAAGGAATACGGTAAGAAATTACCCATTGAACTTATCAAATATGACGATAAAAGCGATGTTGGTACCATGACAAAACTGATGGAGAAGGTTATCTTAGAAGATAAAGTTGATTTTGTACTTGCCCCCTGGGGCACGGCAATGCTCTATGCGGCAGCACCGGTTGCCAACAAATATAAATATATACTGATGGGAAATGCCGGTGGTTGTATAAAACTCAAAGAAATTATGCCCAAAATGCCTTACGTCTTCACCGTGCTCAATACGGCTGAAACCCAGATACCGGAGCTTGCCGGTATTCTTGCTGAAAACAAAGTAAAAACGGCAGCGATCATATACATCCAGGATCTGCACGGGATAGAGTATCGTGATATGGCGCTTAAAGAATTCAAGAAAAAGGGAATCAAAATTGTATCAGCGAAAAGCTTCCCCCATGGAACAAAGGATCTTACCCCATTGATCAAAGAAGCCAAGGCGGCAAATGTTGATGCATTTTTAGGTTTTCTCTATCCTGATGAAGCCTTTCTTGTTACAGGGCAGACAATAGAAGCCGGTTTCAATCCGAAAGCCTTCTTTTTAACGGTCGGTCCTATGTTGACGCAGTATAGGGATGCTTTTACTGCAGCCGGTGTTGAGGGCGTTATGGGCGGCGGTGCCTGGAACGAAAAAACTTCTCCCGGTGCTAAAATACTTGCTGAAAAATTGATGAGCAAATACAAAGGCGTTGAGTACTGGGGACAACTGATTTACTATTCTTCGATGCAGTTCTTTGAAAAGGCCATTGAAACAGCAGGAACTCTGGACCAAACCAAAATACGGGATGTCATGGCTAAAAGTACATTTGATACGGCTATGGGGCCCATGAAATTTGATAAAATACATTTCAATATGACCTTTCCCGGCCACATAGGTCAGTGGCAGAACGGCAACTGGGAAATTATTGATCCGGGTGCGAAGCGTACGGCAAAACCTGAATTTCCGAAACCTGAGTGGCCGAAAAAATAG
- a CDS encoding response regulator, whose product MKGSVLNGKKILVVDDEPDILAVLKEEILTETPDCIIDTAGSYKEATELLISWTYDLAIFDIMGVRGFDLLKQAVQRPYPVPVVMLTAHSLSPDALKQSIELGARAYLPKDKIGDIVPFLKDVLTYEYGSVWNRVLKQLEGFFNKGWGPYWRKPDEAFWQDFEKKIKSDKLDPSSD is encoded by the coding sequence ATGAAAGGATCTGTTTTGAACGGTAAGAAGATATTGGTAGTAGATGACGAGCCTGATATACTTGCAGTGCTCAAAGAAGAGATACTTACCGAGACCCCGGATTGCATCATTGATACTGCCGGTTCATACAAAGAGGCTACAGAACTTTTGATTTCCTGGACGTATGATCTGGCCATTTTTGACATAATGGGAGTGCGGGGTTTTGACCTCCTCAAACAAGCCGTTCAACGTCCATATCCTGTACCGGTGGTAATGCTGACCGCTCATTCCCTGTCCCCGGATGCGCTGAAGCAATCCATAGAGCTCGGAGCAAGGGCGTATCTGCCGAAAGATAAGATAGGTGACATAGTCCCATTTCTAAAGGATGTGCTTACCTATGAATATGGCTCTGTCTGGAATCGTGTCTTAAAACAGCTTGAAGGATTTTTTAACAAAGGGTGGGGGCCTTACTGGCGCAAACCGGATGAAGCTTTCTGGCAGGACTTCGAGAAGAAGATAAAATCAGATAAGCTTGATCCAAGTTCTGATTAA
- a CDS encoding DUF169 domain-containing protein: protein MKIRPLQTDLSGFKRIDFERPPVGVKYLFFRPEGMEQLPLDKNLAFCEMLKEAQFAKAPFYFSRENNETCVGKILLGMTDMEPFAEAGQIGPRLGMVQEARVNHNFYHHVPRLSKGIVNYVAFAPIDKITFEPDVLIVTATPKQAEVVMRAMTYSTGEPYTSKTTIFMGCSWIYIYPFESGKVNYLIPEMIHGMNGRELFAPNTVLVSIPYQWLQVVAQNLKEIKLVFHESKAAYLAEFEEILVDLIKESANP, encoded by the coding sequence ATGAAGATTAGACCGCTTCAAACAGATTTATCCGGTTTTAAGAGGATTGATTTTGAGAGGCCGCCGGTAGGGGTCAAGTACCTGTTTTTCAGGCCTGAAGGCATGGAACAGTTGCCTTTGGACAAGAATCTCGCATTCTGTGAAATGCTGAAGGAAGCACAGTTTGCTAAAGCGCCATTTTATTTCAGCAGAGAGAATAACGAGACCTGTGTTGGTAAGATATTGCTGGGCATGACGGATATGGAGCCCTTTGCCGAAGCCGGGCAAATCGGACCCAGATTGGGCATGGTTCAGGAGGCAAGAGTTAACCACAACTTTTATCATCATGTTCCAAGATTGTCTAAGGGTATAGTTAATTATGTGGCTTTTGCCCCGATAGACAAAATAACCTTCGAGCCGGATGTCTTAATTGTCACTGCCACGCCCAAACAGGCAGAAGTTGTGATGAGAGCAATGACCTATTCAACGGGTGAGCCCTATACCTCAAAGACTACAATCTTCATGGGATGCTCGTGGATCTACATTTATCCCTTTGAGAGCGGCAAAGTGAATTACCTGATACCTGAAATGATCCATGGTATGAACGGAAGAGAATTGTTTGCACCGAATACGGTACTGGTTTCTATCCCATATCAATGGCTGCAGGTGGTAGCACAGAATCTTAAGGAGATAAAGCTGGTGTTTCACGAGAGCAAGGCTGCGTATCTGGCGGAATTTGAAGAAATTCTTGTAGATTTGATTAAAGAATCTGCAAATCCATGA
- a CDS encoding SDR family NAD(P)-dependent oxidoreductase, with protein sequence MKLEGKVVLITGGGTGIGTAIAERFVREGAKVCITGRRQEMLNNVARSLPAGMVTTCPGDVSKYEDAQQMVEKTLTFGGKIDVLINNAGIDPGGTVVDIDPDVWRKVLDVNLTGPFLLMKASIPHMIKAGGGSIINISSLGGLRCLPGMPAYCSSKAGLIMLTQQAATDYGPFKVRCNVVCPGGVRTAMIENSLSPLADALGKDVDGVLDLVSSGMPLRRFANPEEIPGICAYLASDDSSFMTGSVLLIDGGAANVDVAGAALTMSGVKWGVAE encoded by the coding sequence ATGAAATTGGAAGGAAAAGTGGTGCTTATTACCGGCGGAGGAACCGGCATCGGTACAGCTATTGCAGAACGGTTTGTCCGCGAGGGTGCAAAGGTCTGTATTACGGGCCGTCGTCAGGAGATGCTTAATAATGTGGCCCGTTCACTCCCTGCGGGTATGGTGACAACCTGCCCCGGGGACGTATCGAAATATGAAGACGCACAACAAATGGTCGAGAAAACGCTTACCTTCGGAGGGAAAATAGATGTCCTTATAAACAACGCGGGAATCGATCCCGGAGGGACCGTTGTTGATATTGACCCCGACGTCTGGCGCAAAGTCCTCGACGTGAATTTGACCGGTCCGTTCCTGCTTATGAAGGCTTCAATACCACACATGATCAAGGCAGGTGGAGGATCTATTATCAATATCTCTTCCCTTGGCGGATTGCGCTGTTTGCCCGGCATGCCCGCCTATTGTTCATCTAAGGCAGGCCTCATCATGCTTACACAGCAGGCCGCAACGGATTATGGTCCGTTCAAAGTCCGGTGCAATGTGGTTTGTCCCGGCGGTGTAAGGACGGCTATGATCGAGAACTCGCTTAGCCCTCTTGCCGATGCCCTTGGAAAGGATGTGGATGGAGTACTGGACCTTGTATCATCAGGTATGCCTCTGCGTCGTTTTGCCAATCCCGAAGAGATCCCGGGTATCTGCGCTTACCTGGCGAGCGATGATTCATCCTTTATGACCGGCTCCGTTCTGTTAATCGACGGAGGAGCGGCGAATGTTGATGTTGCCGGAGCGGCGCTAACCATGTCCGGTGTGAAGTGGGGTGTAGCCGAGTAG
- a CDS encoding ABC transporter ATP-binding protein produces the protein MLAINNVNTFYRKIQALWNVSFEVKEGEIVALVGANGAGKTTLLNTISGIVKSSSGTIEFQGRRIDRDSAASIVEQGLLQVPQEGRLFPDMSVLENLEMGAYQRNAWKHRGETLKNVYKIFPRLEERASQIVSTLSGGEKQMVAIGRGLMSRPKLLMLDEPSYGLAPKAVSEIFKVIKLLPTQGITVLLIEQNVKQALEMSDRACVMENGHLVLTGKCCDLIEQDHVRKAYLGL, from the coding sequence ATGCTTGCCATCAATAACGTAAACACCTTTTATCGTAAAATACAGGCCCTGTGGAATGTGAGTTTCGAGGTCAAGGAAGGGGAGATCGTTGCCCTTGTCGGCGCAAATGGAGCCGGCAAGACGACTCTGCTCAACACCATATCGGGTATTGTAAAGTCCTCATCGGGGACAATCGAGTTTCAGGGCAGGAGAATAGACCGTGATTCCGCTGCCTCCATTGTAGAACAGGGTCTGTTGCAGGTTCCTCAGGAGGGGAGGCTCTTTCCTGACATGTCCGTACTTGAGAACCTGGAAATGGGCGCATATCAACGTAATGCCTGGAAGCATAGAGGAGAGACCCTTAAGAATGTTTACAAGATATTCCCGAGGCTTGAAGAGAGGGCTTCCCAGATCGTCAGCACATTGAGCGGCGGTGAGAAGCAGATGGTAGCAATCGGTCGCGGACTTATGTCCAGGCCCAAACTTCTCATGCTTGATGAGCCTTCTTACGGCCTTGCGCCCAAGGCGGTATCGGAGATATTTAAGGTAATTAAGCTATTGCCCACTCAGGGGATTACGGTCCTGCTTATCGAGCAGAACGTAAAGCAGGCACTCGAAATGAGCGATCGCGCCTGTGTAATGGAGAACGGGCATCTCGTTCTCACAGGAAAGTGCTGTGATCTTATCGAGCAAGACCATGTGAGAAAGGCTTATCTGGGACTATGA
- a CDS encoding ABC transporter ATP-binding protein: MNILEAKGLNKHFGGLAATTNVDGDIRKGEILGLIGPNGAGKTTLFNLVSGALKPDTGTITFKGVDITGLKPHKIARMGIARTFQSVKIFSRMSVLDNTRLGYLFGSTKLKEDRADMEDADAILDFVGLSGLGDRRAIDLTLANQKRLEVARALATKPDLLLLDEVMAGLTPTEVAQAMELVKKIRDRGITIMMIEHVMKAIMTICDRIVVLHHGEKIAEGTPEEITSNKTVIEVYLGE; the protein is encoded by the coding sequence ATGAACATACTTGAAGCAAAGGGTCTGAATAAACATTTTGGAGGATTAGCAGCTACAACTAACGTGGATGGGGATATACGAAAAGGTGAGATACTCGGCCTCATCGGTCCCAACGGGGCAGGCAAAACAACCCTATTTAATCTGGTGTCGGGTGCATTGAAACCTGACACTGGGACCATCACCTTCAAGGGTGTCGACATCACAGGTCTTAAGCCCCACAAGATTGCACGGATGGGTATTGCACGGACCTTTCAGTCCGTTAAAATTTTTTCAAGGATGTCGGTCCTGGATAACACTCGATTGGGATACTTGTTCGGGAGCACAAAGTTAAAAGAAGACAGGGCAGATATGGAAGATGCAGACGCGATCCTTGATTTTGTCGGGTTGTCCGGATTGGGTGATCGACGTGCTATCGATCTTACTCTTGCCAATCAGAAAAGGCTTGAGGTGGCCCGAGCCCTTGCCACAAAACCTGATCTGCTTCTCCTTGACGAAGTGATGGCAGGACTCACCCCTACGGAGGTTGCCCAGGCTATGGAGCTTGTTAAGAAGATACGGGATAGAGGCATAACCATCATGATGATCGAGCACGTTATGAAGGCCATCATGACTATATGCGACAGAATAGTAGTACTCCATCACGGTGAAAAGATCGCCGAAGGTACACCTGAAGAGATCACCAGTAACAAGACCGTCATTGAAGTCTATCTGGGAGAATAG